In a genomic window of Desulfobulbaceae bacterium:
- the nrfD gene encoding polysulfide reductase NrfD: MSAQENKQAVVSGGAWLAVLLVAAMIAAALYRFSNGLGAVTNLSDEVPWGLWIGVDVLAGVALAAGGFTIAGAVYIFNMKKYKPVARAAVLTAFAGYVVVSIGILFDIGKPMTLWHPLVMWQPHSIMFEVVVCVVLYTTVLALEFAGPFLEGTGSALAKTFTSRKVMVPLSIAAITLSFLHQSSLGALFLLMPSKLNHLWWTTMLPYNFFVSAIAAGLAMVSFEYVIASSVFKHECDMDILRGLAKGTAIALLVYFLLRVGDIMIKGNMGLIFADGAGKLFMLEMALVLIPMIMLFLASSSAQSAGAIFVPQMLVLVGIVLNRLDILFLVQLKDGASYSPSFVELIITLGLISAIVVAYRAAAIKLPIASPVRADN, from the coding sequence ATGAGCGCTCAAGAAAATAAACAAGCAGTAGTGTCTGGTGGCGCATGGTTGGCTGTTCTTCTCGTAGCAGCAATGATTGCCGCCGCCCTTTATAGATTTTCAAACGGACTTGGAGCTGTAACCAATTTAAGTGATGAAGTGCCATGGGGTCTCTGGATTGGTGTTGACGTATTGGCAGGTGTAGCTTTGGCCGCTGGTGGATTTACTATCGCTGGCGCTGTTTATATTTTTAATATGAAAAAATATAAACCTGTTGCACGGGCCGCGGTGTTAACAGCCTTTGCCGGCTATGTAGTCGTTTCTATCGGTATATTGTTTGATATCGGTAAGCCCATGACGCTTTGGCATCCTCTGGTAATGTGGCAGCCGCACTCAATAATGTTTGAAGTTGTTGTCTGTGTTGTACTTTATACGACGGTTTTGGCCCTGGAGTTTGCCGGGCCATTTTTAGAAGGAACAGGCAGTGCGTTAGCAAAAACGTTCACAAGTCGAAAGGTGATGGTGCCCTTATCTATTGCGGCAATAACACTGTCCTTTCTGCATCAGTCATCCCTTGGCGCACTCTTTCTTTTAATGCCGTCAAAACTGAACCACCTCTGGTGGACGACAATGCTGCCGTATAACTTTTTCGTGTCTGCCATTGCCGCCGGTCTTGCCATGGTGAGTTTTGAGTATGTGATTGCCTCGTCAGTATTTAAACATGAGTGTGATATGGATATTTTGCGCGGTTTGGCAAAAGGAACAGCTATAGCGCTCCTGGTCTATTTTCTGCTTCGTGTTGGCGATATTATGATCAAGGGTAATATGGGCTTAATCTTTGCTGATGGTGCCGGAAAGCTATTCATGCTTGAAATGGCCCTGGTGTTGATACCAATGATCATGCTTTTCCTTGCCAGCAGTTCAGCTCAATCAGCTGGGGCCATTTTCGTGCCACAGATGCTTGTCCTTGTTGGAATAGTTTTGAATAGACTTGATATCTTATTCCTTGTTCAACTTAAAGATGGCGCAAGTTACAGCCCGTCGTTTGTTGAGCTTATCATCACGCTCGGACTTATTTCTGCAATAGTGGTCGCCTATAGGGCAGCCGCGATAAAGTTGCCGATTGCCTCACCCGTCAGGGCGGATAACTAA
- a CDS encoding DsbA family protein translates to METYPGKIRFAIKNYPYKYRDYSRIAAQAFLSAADQGKGWEMHDLLLDKSPKLDSKSLRSYAEQLGLDLKKFSTDLETMRHNEQIQEEHDLAIRMDLYNTPTFFINGIKVVGNRSFEYLQRIVESELKDAK, encoded by the coding sequence TTGGAAACCTATCCTGGTAAAATTCGATTTGCGATAAAAAATTATCCCTATAAATATCGAGATTACTCGCGTATTGCAGCACAGGCCTTTCTGTCGGCTGCTGATCAAGGGAAAGGCTGGGAGATGCATGATCTGCTTCTCGATAAATCGCCCAAACTCGATAGCAAGAGTCTGAGAAGCTATGCGGAGCAGTTAGGTCTGGATTTGAAGAAGTTTTCAACTGACCTTGAGACAATGCGCCATAATGAGCAGATTCAAGAGGAGCATGATCTTGCCATTCGCATGGACTTATATAATACACCAACCTTTTTTATTAATGGGATTAAGGTGGTCGGTAATAGATCCTTTGAGTATCTACAGCGCATAGTGGAGTCGGAGTTAAAAGATGCAAAGTAA
- a CDS encoding cytochrome-c peroxidase codes for MQSKGALICLTLLFALCGGQTVSAQKSIEPLNDQIYSTLYQTLAPAQIELGKKLFFDRRLSGDGTMSCATCHIPEMLFTDGEAISLSYPTTRNWRNAPTLVNLHYSRFLFHDGRSQSLEEQALFPILSAFEMNQNLDYLEEEIRSVPAYVEEFTLAFGSPDITRERIGAAIAVFEKTLVSKNSPVDRFLQGDSASLSAQSQLGMRIFVGKGKCIECHYGVTVSDDKFHALKVPENPVDQKDPRVSATRRFVAKMNGFTDFNLLDTDPGRYLITKQDADWQAFKTPTLREVAHTGPYMHNGIFQTLDEVIDFFDKGGGEGNSKLTPLYLTTAEKDALKSFLNSLSGEKIVFSFPLVP; via the coding sequence ATGCAAAGTAAAGGCGCTTTAATCTGTTTGACTTTACTTTTTGCGCTTTGCGGGGGGCAGACTGTTTCAGCCCAGAAAAGTATTGAACCGCTTAACGATCAAATATACTCCACGCTCTATCAAACCCTGGCGCCAGCCCAGATTGAACTTGGTAAAAAGCTGTTTTTTGACCGACGTCTTTCCGGCGATGGTACTATGAGCTGCGCCACCTGTCATATTCCCGAGATGCTCTTTACCGACGGGGAGGCGATCTCTCTGAGCTATCCTACGACTCGAAACTGGCGTAATGCTCCGACACTGGTCAATCTGCACTATAGCCGTTTTTTGTTTCACGATGGACGGTCTCAAAGTTTGGAAGAGCAGGCCTTGTTCCCAATTTTATCAGCTTTTGAAATGAACCAGAACCTGGATTATCTTGAAGAAGAGATCCGTTCTGTGCCGGCCTATGTTGAAGAGTTTACTTTAGCGTTTGGTTCCCCTGATATCACCAGGGAGCGAATTGGTGCGGCAATTGCCGTTTTTGAAAAGACCCTGGTTTCAAAAAACTCTCCGGTCGATAGATTTTTACAAGGGGATTCTGCAAGTTTGTCAGCGCAGTCCCAGTTGGGGATGAGGATATTTGTAGGGAAGGGGAAATGCATCGAATGTCATTATGGTGTTACCGTAAGTGATGATAAATTTCACGCGCTTAAGGTTCCTGAAAATCCCGTAGATCAAAAAGACCCTCGAGTGTCAGCCACCAGAAGATTTGTTGCTAAGATGAACGGGTTTACGGATTTTAATCTTCTTGATACCGACCCCGGGCGCTATTTGATTACCAAGCAGGATGCAGACTGGCAGGCTTTTAAAACGCCAACATTACGCGAAGTTGCTCATACCGGCCCGTACATGCATAACGGTATCTTTCAGACGCTTGATGAAGTAATTGATTTTTTTGATAAGGGCGGCGGAGAGGGTAACAGCAAACTTACCCCACTTTACCTTACCACGGCAGAGAAGGACGCACTTAAATCCTTTTTGAATAGTCTTTCCGGTGAAAAAATAGTATTTTCTTTTCCTTTAGTTCCTTAA